The Calonectris borealis chromosome 6, bCalBor7.hap1.2, whole genome shotgun sequence genome contains the following window.
cagcagagccaggatttGCAGGTGTATCTGACATGCCAGACGCTAAACATGTAACccatttttgtccttttcagtCAGCAGACTTCCTCTATCACATTTACACTTTCTGTTCTTGTACAAGTATGGAAATGACGACATGAGCTCATGAAGAGCacatgcattgattttttttttaaattttgtgcatATCTTCATATTTAGTAGCAATTACTACGACAAAGGGGTCTGCATAGTATATTGCCTGTGCCAAAGATCTTTGCCTTCTAAGGAAGAGTAGATCTAAATTTATCTATCTATGTGACTATGAACCGACATAGCACTTCCTCCTTTACTTCCTGTTTTCTCCAGTGTACGTGCCTTACCTGCTTTTATACttactgtttcatttaaaaaactcaGACCTGGCATAGTAAAACACTCTTGTTCAATAAATCAGGTCAGCACATGCTCATATCCCATTAAAGACAATGAAatttaaagagcttttttttatAAACAAGGCTATTTTCACACCTCATATTTTCTTTAGCTCTCCACTCTGAAATTTCTCTAGCAAtccattttgcatttgcttttaagaaaGAGAACTCCAAGTAATAATTATTTTGGTACTGGAGCAGACTACCATGCTACCTTCCAGATTAAGGCTGCATAATAAGTTTCTTGCATCAAAAGGGTCGTTGTTCTCTAAAGCTACCATAAAAGAGAGAAGAACAGGAAAGTAAAGAAGCAGGCACAGAGCAGAATGTTTGATCCCAAGAGCTGTCCCCCCCAAGTCTTTCAGTCCTTGGCAGgctgtctttgttttattttccccttggtgcaaagtcagcattttttttttgagagtggAAGTGAAGAAGTGCTTTAGATTgaacaatttaatttttacatCCAGCAATGGcatccttgttctttttttttttttggccagaggTCATTGATGAACTTGGTAGGACAGACCGAAATCAGATCCCAAGGATGCTTCCCAGTTGCATGTAACTGAGTTAAGTGCCTTCCTTGTTCCTCTTCTCCATGCATGGCAGGATTGTGAATCAGTTCTAGTTCCTGTTACCCTAATGGCAAACTAAGTCTCTTACTTTATATCATTTACCTAAAATACCATTGTCAAGCAAACATCAAAATTTTACTTTCTGTGTCTGTGCGCTGCATCCACTGCTCTTTAACAACTACATCAATAATTCTAAGTTGGTCCATCTGCTGGACCATTAGttataagaaagggaaaagatgtgCCCACAAACCCTCTTCTTCCCCTACATCTCCTAGCCTATTACAGAACTGACTGCAACTactctcttcatttttatttttagcctcCTGTGTTCCAGTGATTagagagtgggttttttttttgcttatgcaGGAATCTAATTTTTGGATACTACAAAGGCAATCAGGAAAAACCCATATTTTAACCATGGCGCTGAATACCTTGAATTctacatgcaaattttttttttttttttaactaaaccaagagggaaggaagaaaaattcctttccCTATAAAGCTACAGTGACAGTTTCAGCTAAACTGTGCAAGATGTAACAGAAGCCTAGGTGCGTTATTAATAAGGGACCATGTGCCTTCAGCTATTCAAAATCTGTGGTGTCCGATATGATTATGCTTCAAATTTGcaacagctctggttttggttttgttaactGGTGGGAAACACTATCTTTACCATCTCTGCTAATAACCTGCTGTATGACTGTAGCTTAACTATTCTGTTGGTCTCCGAACATCTTTTTTATTCCCTCCCAAAATTCAGTCTATCCCCTTATAAGTTCTTTCATTCAGAGATTCTGcgccaaaaaccaaaaaaacattatttgcaaTAGTTAGGACAGTTGGCTTTAACCTCAGGTTGGGCCTTCCAACTCTCTGCTTTAGAAAACTTACTAGAGTTGATAGGCTAACTGACTAGGACAACATTACCCTAGTCTGGCTGGTAAATGTACATCATATTCTTTATACTAAATTGTTCTAATTATCAGAGATTAACAAGATAAGGAACTTCAAATTCCAGAGACTTACCTGTGTCATTGCCAATACAGTCTATTATCAGGCATATTCCTAAAGGCTGACTTTGCATTCTGTACTGATCATCAAACACCTGAGGAACATTAAGGACAAACACTAAGTTAATATGTCGCTCTCTCAACTTACAGACTTGATTCTTTTCTCAAATTTAACCACCTCAGATCTATTCAATTacattctgttctttttccatagAGTAGCTAGCAGAAGTCTATTACTGGGATGTAATGTGTCTTATCtacacaacccccccccaaaatcatgAGACATGGACTAAtgattttttccctatttctagTACAGGCTTAATTTTTGCATCCTTGTGTTACGCAATCTTACCACCACAATGATCCTTAAACAAAGAGAAGCAAGTTTGAGACTGAACCTTAACTCTGGACAGAtcttcaaatgtaaaaaaaacccaaaacaaaccaccaccacaaaaaaaacccaccccaaaacaccaaaaaaactcccaaaccTGTATGGGGTGAGGGGGCTTTTTAAAGACCTGGACTATGACAGCAATGATCCTTCTATAGTACTTccaaattaatttccctaagtgTAACTGCTACTGAGATGTTAGGAGCTATAAGCTTCATATTGCCAACGCAATAAATGTAGAGAACTTTTGAGTTCTTCAGGTATGCAAGCAGGCACTGCtcatcagattatttttttccttatttagtgGAACAACCTCCTTGTTCATAAATAATCTGTAATGACTTTATCACAATTCCTCTCCCCTTTAAAAAGATTATAATCAATTTGCTATAGGTAACTCCCTGGTTCCTGGCCTACAGGACAGCTAGTGAAAACAGCAGTAGTCCATTCTTATCATTAATACCCAAAGCATGTCTGTCTTCTACCTGCAAGGGGTAGAAGAGagagaataaagaacaaaatttacTTCATGCAAAGAAGCCCTGCCATTTCTAATGCAAATCGCAAAAGTTATGACTTCCAACAGGTTTTGACTTAGCCTCCACTAATAAATATACAAGTTCTGCATGCACATCATATGTACATGCATTTTGCACACTGCTGCttccattttatattaaaaatatattctgcaaaaGCAGTTCATAGAACCTATTTATGGCTGAGGAAGACATTGGATGTACATATCCTTCTGTTTGCATGCCATTAAAGGAAatctcaaaatgaaaagaaaactaaggTACATACCTGCAGaggtttttattatatttacatGCATACATATGCACAAGCACATACCTTATGTGACACTGGTCCCGATTCCTGAATGGACATGTGGACTGGTTCTGCTGcagttaaaacaaacagaagtaaTCTCAGTATATAGGGACTAGTGACATTTCTTTGACACCAAATCAGTTAAAAAGGAACCTAAGTTCTCACCCAACTGGACCTCTTAGTTTTTATGTATgctactgaagttaaaaaaaacaaccaaacaaaaattttCATGTCTAAGATGTTATTTGGATGCATTCTACATTGCTTGTGActagaataaacaaacaaacaatctgTCCTACACTGAGAGAATTCAGCCAACTACTCTTTTAAAAATCACCATACTTGAGAGGTATTTTGAGTTTCTGGAAAGAACATAACATACACGGTAAGAACCTGGTACTCACTGTACAACTTCTGGCTGGCCTGGTGGAGAGTCCACTACTGAACAGACACAAAAACTTCCTACTCAAGACTTAATGGACACAGCTGCACTACATGTGCCTCCAGAGCTGGCTAGTCAaccttttccattattttactaataaattatttattctgtTAAAAAGTTGTGACAGTGGAAGCCCAAAACAATTTCAATAAAGTTTTAAGATCTGGcagcacaagcaaagcaaatacaAGAGCAAACAATAAGGCAAGGCTCAGTTTTCAGGGGTACCAAATACTCTCTACTCCTGGTGACATCAGCTGCATTAGCCAAAAACGTAACTATCAAACAATAATCCTTTTGATACAATGAAATGCATCATTTGGCTCTTTCAGATTatcaaaattcaaataaaattctcTTACCCATATTAAGACTTTGTccattttgtggtttttctttgttCACATTCTGggtctaaaatgaagaaaaaggtgtattttcctccctctccttaaAGAATTAATTATCATGTGTTCCAAAATATAACAcaacaatatttttcttcctcaataAAAGGATTACATATTTTAGATTCACATCTATCAGCTAATTAGAATTacaaattaacaaataaaaaaacccataccaaaaccacaaacaaacaaaaaacccaaccctcttcctcctcataaAAAACCTACCCATTTGCcatgaacagcaaaaaaaagcttaatccctaaaacagtaaaacaaacaaaaaaactctgaAGATGTGAATTTTGTTTCCTatggagcagcagggaggaacTCTCACTGAATTAGAAAGGCAATTATAACAATATTATCATAATATGGAACGTCAATGCAAACTCTTTCCATTAGTAGTCTGGAAAACAAAGCTGTTGTGGCTTTGTTAGTAAAAACAAAGTGCATCACTGGTGTCTTATGTGTAagttttatacatacatatgtactgAATACATGACAGAAATAATCTCATCAAATTCATTTAGCAAGGCTAAAGACTGTAATTAAGGACATACTATTACAATATCAGACCTAACCCAAATATAAAGAATAGTGCATGCAATAGGATTTGATGACTTGACATACTGAGATAACTTTGTTAAAatgagattaaaacaaaacacacacaaaaaaataattctaaagacTTTCCTTAAAAAGCCATAACCTTCAGCTTCCGAAGTTAAAAAGCTACTTTCCCTGAAAAGTCCAGAAGTACAAAGAAGAATAATATGTTTTGCAAAGAACAGtcaaaggaaaacttttcactCCCCAGAATAGTAGGAAAAAACTTTCAAGATACAGATTTTATATGCCCAACTAACAGGAAAAAATTCACAGAAGCTCTTTAAAGGGGATCTTTGTCAGTCAGAAGATTTAAATCAGACCCTAAACCCAGCAAATAACAGTAATAAGAGAAATAAACCAAGTAATATTTTAGTTACTAGCAATCTCTCATTCCTTAGGCTCTGCAAAAATGAATCCCCTTTCAATTCTGGCAATAGTTAGAATTAAAGATCTGTCTGATTTATTGTATACTTACCCCTGAATTATAAGGAGGATCAATCAGACTGAGATTAGGGAGAGATGCCTGAAGTGCATTTACATATACTGGCTGAGAATGAACGGAGGACATTAAAGCTGAAAATTtaacagaaacacacagagaaatataccATCATATATCAACTGTTTTAAAAGCCTAAATCTGTGAAACATGCAAACACTCTAACTCATTACTCATAATTTTATCTTCAGTAAAAGCACATCTGATCCTTGCTATCAAGAGTAACCAGTGCAAAAATAGCATGTTACCTTCGTGTTTGTACTTCTGAATCTTCCTAATCAGGTCTATCCTGTGAATATTTCGAAAACAATTTTCTATCAAATCCAGTTGATTAGGAGCTACCAAATTTAGTTTCTCCAGGTCGACCACAAGAGCTAGAAAACTCTAGAATAgcaacagaaaaccaaactgtCATATCAGTAATTTGTTCCCTATCAGTAAGTAACAAAGCAACCCAGAAAATAATGTAGGGAGGTCAAAAAGGTTGTATATTCAAGAAATAGGGACATTACCTTCTGAAACACTAAGAAAATTATCTGGAAGATATAAGAATTCTTGGTATTATCATAGGAGTAATGAAAACTAGGAAGTgatattcttaaaaacaaataaaagtttTTGAGGAAACAGTTTTGCATTTCCTTGTTGCTACAAAGCCAGCCACTTGGAATGTCACCTCACATGCTACAAAACAAGAGGTAAGAAAAGCTTTGGGGAACTTGCAGGGCCTCTCTCCTTCTTTggttaaagagagaaaaagaaaaaacctcaaaggACAAAGACAGAAATCTTCAGTCTTCTATGCACAGTGGTCAAGTTGTCTGAACCCTCCCTACTGAATCTCTGCTTTCTCagagcatttaaaacaaatatgcagAATGCAAATGTACAAAGACATAATTcaaataaaactgttcttttgTAAGTGAAGCAGAGCACAAACATAAAAAATGACCTTGTAATTCAAGATACATTTCATATGATTATTGGTTTGAGAGCCTTCATATATGAATTTTCAGATCAGTAATACTGGAAAGTTTTTTTTATGCCTTCTGCCTGTGAGGTTCATGCTAACACCATTCACTACAGCAAGTCTTCATTGTTCCCTCTTACTGTTTCTCATGCTTCTTtccttgaattaaaaaataaaaatgaaatagaagcCACTACTCCTTCTCCACTTCCTGACTTATGTCTACTCCTGCCTCGCTACACCTTGCAGTACTGTCTCCCTGCCTTTGCTGCCTAGCTACTTGCCTTTTTACTTTAATCTATCATTGCTCCAGAGGAGAAGACCAGCAGAAAGACATTACCTTATCTTTTGCCATTTTCATACGAGGTGCGTAATCTCTGAGTAGAAAAACAAGAGAACTCACTTCTTCTTTTTCCAGATTCTCATTAATCTCTACCATTAGTACCCTGAAATAAAGTTAAGACATTTATAAAGGATTAGCTTTCAGCAAGATCCCACCCTTGCCCAACTACCCAACTTCTCCCATGTTCCAGTCTTAATGTACCATTCCCAATTAAACACCAGGAAAAAAGCCTACCCTGCTCCAAGATCCAATTACAAAATACCTACTATTGCTCATCAGCACTTGTGTTACTCAGACTGACTGTGTAATAGCCACTGCTAGGAAAACAGAAGGCTCCTTAATATTTCAATAGAGATGAAGTAAGAGAATGAGACAACAGAACACATCTTTAACTTTTTTACCTAGTAGTTACAGggtttttatttcagtgagaagTTAACACAGGAAAATCTTCCTTATGAGtacatgtatttctttctgaagtcTCTCATAGAAAATAACTAGAGCTTCTTAATTTAAGCGTCTTAAAACTACAGAGTAAAAAGTAGTAAGAGACAGGTCCCCTGAGAAAAGCTATACCACAAGGTTATGTGTccaaagcaaatgagaaaagaaagtatCCCTAACTAACGATGTTCCTCTAAAGCATCATTTCTATCTGCTAATATAGAACTGTACAAACATCACTGGTTTTATTGATTAACATACACAAACTCCTTAAAGATAGATGTTTCTAATGCCTTGACTTGTAAGAAGCTACTAAGGCTTATTTTAGGGACTAAACTTGACATATTCTTTTGACTCTAACTCTAGATACGATgcccttttctgcttttattttaccttcaagacatatttaaaaaagaaacaaaaaacaaacccacaaaaacaaccCACATACATTTTGAACAAAATAGAGTAGCCTTGAAATCTGAAATTGATGTATTACCTGTAATCAGGGACAATTCTGAGACTCCTGGCAAGGTTAGCTTCCACTGTCGCTTTCTCAGTCTTCAAGATCCTCCTCAGCAAGTCAAACCTCTTAACTCTGTACAACAGCTCAGACAATCCAAGAAAAGACAATTTCTCCCTCTCATTCAAAGCCACCAAGAGCTCTCTAAGGTTGGCAGTGGCCAAGTCAGGAGCAAGGTCTCGGCATAGGAAAACCAtcatctcttcttcttctttatcCAATTCTTGTTCAATCTGGTGAATAAGGACAGCTGGCATTTGGCACCTGGTCATCACTTTGTCACTGTCCCTTTAAAATTGCCAGCCTACTGTTCTTTAAACAGGAAGCCAACATGACATGAAGCCCATGTCTACCACAGCACTTCTCTGATGTTCATTCTTAACTGGATGCATTTTTACATAAGCAGTTCTGTGGGAGAGAATTAAAAGGTATTAAATCAGTGATCTGCTGCACAAGTTCACAGTTAACTCTCCTATCTGTCGTATTTTACTTACAACTAAAACACCAATGTAGTCTACACAGACCTCCTCTTCTCAAGGGGTTCTCCCAGCTGTTCATTACAGAACAAAAAGTACTTGGTAGGTCatattaatcagaaaaaaatggaagttctttttaaagtaaaattaccTTAACACAAGTCTGTAAATTCCATAGGAAGTGAAACAAAAGTCATCAGCTTGCTGATGAGTGACATTTCAAGTGTTTCTGGAAATAAGAGTTAAGTTCCACAGCAATTTAAATCTAAAGCTCTGATCTTGTCCCAGCAACCCTCCACCACCCTGCTCACCACCACCTTTTCTCCCCTAAAAGTCTCAAGGCATTTTCAGGAAGAGTTTTGTagacaaaaacattaaaaaaaaccataaataaacCCACTGCTATCAAGCATGCACTTTGCCTTAAATTAAGtcaaaataaaggaaatattcaCAATATAGTATGTAatactttaaaacattaattaccTATAAATTCAGAAATGTGTGGATTTTCTTACTTATTAGTATCATTTAAAGTGATTCCAATCTGAATGAGTTACTAGGGTTTTAAGGATTCCCCACACACCCCCTCCATGCTCAAAATGATCGAAGAAGCATAGAGAAAAAATTCCAACCTTGAGTATGCAAATTGGTTAACTCTGAAGATATAGATAAGCCATAGGCCGCCTTTTTCTTTATGTGACATTCATGTTTCACCAtactgaactgaaataaaaattcataCCCAGAAACCCCCCCACCCTTGTGATTAACAAATAAGTAGGGTGCTATGCTCAATTTCCGCTACCACCAACTATGTAAATTCTATCTAACCTTCTCTGATCCCCATTATCTACATGGAGAAAGGTGAAATGAGCAATGTGAAGACAAATCTTAGCCCTTACGAGTTCAGTCACTATACTGCATAGTTTTGTTTAAGCcattctgaaaagcaaaagccaatTCGACTTCAAAGCTTAATACACTGAAAGGTTCTACCACCTggataacatttttaaagcattttcagtcttttgttACACATTCTGGAAGTCAATGTCACATATTGTGTCCACGCATTAAGGAGATGAGATAGACTCATCtacaagtgtgttttttttttcattccagtgctgtttaaatgaaaaatagctCTATACATCCACCTGACTTTCCTCAAAAAAGAGTAAGAGTTGGATTTGATTAAAGCCATGGATTGGGTTCCACTGCCCACTAAAAGAGCACATCAAATTCAAGTTCCTAGGGCTAAGTCTCCTTTATCTACATCTATCCCAGTGAGCCATATTTTCTGCAGTGGCTTTCTCCTCCAACACTGTTGCTGACAGTCACAATAGCAAAtcatcagtatttaaaaaaaaaaaaaagaaaaagagcactgTTAATCTTGCTGATAGCATGACTGAATCACTAGGGGAATATAACACAAGTAGCTGCTATGACCTCAAGGTCCCAACTTCAGAAGCAAAACTGAAGGGGGAGGTAAGGAAGGGCAGTACAGGCAAGCTGTAAAATATCATAAACCCACCACATTAGAAGACTCAAGCATTACTCAGCTTAAGTACTCCTGCACAGTGTAAATGAGATTTAATGTATATGCAACAGAGTCCTCAAAACGGCACTGAGGCCACTTTGGCTCATTTTCAGAAGCACAGCGCATTCAACTGCGGCTGACAGTTAACAAGGCTCCGATAACCCTGCTTAGCCCATCGCCACCTCCTATGTGCGTTCTACACAGACTGTGCTAAATACCTAGAGAAAACGCACAATTATAGTACTCCTGCTACAGCACACAACCAGAAAAAAGCAACACCTATCCTCTCTGACACAGTTCTGTTCTTGAGAACCCAAAAGGGACAGGAACAAACACAGTGTTTTCCCTCATCACATCACACCATTTAGGAACTTGGGAGAATTAAACGCACTGTTTGGTCTAAGAAGTGCAACAACATTTAACCCTAATGTAAACGgtgcaaacagcaaaaaacctTACAAACAGAAATGAGACATCAGTAGAAGCTGCCTCTTTCGAATACCCAGGaccactgtatttttaatatatcaagctgaaaagttttgtttccaacaaaaccaaactgggTAGACAAATTATTTGTACTTTTGAACCCGTTCTATATCACACATGGACCTGCAGTGCTATCACTTGTACAGCTGGGGTGAAAGGGCAGGGTGGGAAAATTTTCAGGCCTCTGATAACTAGAGGAACCCCTCATGAACTGGAATGTGTTTTGTACAGTTTTCTATCAGTGGAAAAGCATATTTATTGCTAAATTATTTTCAATCTAGCATCAAACATTTGTGAGAATTCCACAGAAAGACAAAGACTGTTTTCATGACATAATGCAGTCAAGAAGGGGGAGGCACAAAACACACTCTCATATGAAAGCATCTCCCAGG
Protein-coding sequences here:
- the CFLAR gene encoding CASP8 and FADD-like apoptosis regulator, producing MTRCQMPAVLIHQIEQELDKEEEEMMVFLCRDLAPDLATANLRELLVALNEREKLSFLGLSELLYRVKRFDLLRRILKTEKATVEANLARSLRIVPDYRVLMVEINENLEKEEVSSLVFLLRDYAPRMKMAKDKSFLALVVDLEKLNLVAPNQLDLIENCFRNIHRIDLIRKIQKYKHEALMSSVHSQPVYVNALQASLPNLSLIDPPYNSGTQNVNKEKPQNGQSLNMAEPVHMSIQESGPVSHKVFDDQYRMQSQPLGICLIIDCIGNDTDVLEETFRGLGYDVRCHRYLNMNTMNQTLLEVARLQKHRNCDSFICILVSRGSPQSIFCTDHTFSGFPLEQIKKYFTADSCPELLGKPKLFFIQSYIVPENEQEYTSLLEVDGNDEKIIPNAKIPWKVTIPQVADIFWSQCKVDVSTLEKSPSSSSYYLRCLAELLRNPHKRKLSILDIHTELNRKVYEWNKTTDPSQQYSLLLQHTLRKKLFLST